In the Desulfosporosinus acidiphilus SJ4 genome, AGCAGAAATTTAAACCATAAAAACTTTCAGAGTAAAATTAAATAATTTATTTAAAAAAAGGCCACAGAATTGCGGCCTTAGACTGACAACTTTTTGCGACCTTTTAAGCGACGGCGTTTTATAACATTTCGCCCAGTTGGCGTACTCATACGACTCAAAAAACCGTGAACTCGCTTATGACGGCGATTCTTCGGTTGATATGTTCTTTTCAATTTAAAGACACCTCCTTTTTTAAACGAACAACCACGAAAAAACTTTAAAGCAACAGACTTACTAACAGATTATACTCTAATTTTTTTTAATCTGTCAAGCAAGCATATCATGTAGGATGTGGATAACATAAGGACTAAAAATAGTTATCCACTGTGAATAATTTATATAAACACGAAATCTTCCTGTTGATAACCCTTAAAAAACTTGGTATTATAGTTTCACACCATCTACTAACTCAACAGCAATCTTATTTTTATTATCCACAACTAGCAATTTGATCAAGTTATCCACAAATGTGTATAAGTTTGTGTATAACTTTTTTATTGTCATTTGCTTTACCATTTTTTAAACAAGGGAGGTCCATTCATGCCACCACAACCAATCACACCGCATCTATTGTGGCAGGAAACACTCGAAAAACTGAAAAATGAACTTACCAGGCCCAGCTTTGAAACATGGCTAAGTTCAACTCAGCTAATTGAGATTGATGGGGATACTCTAGTGATTAGTGTTCCCAATGATTTCGCAAAAGATTGGTTGGAAAGTCGGTATGCGTCCCTAATAAGGTCCTCCGTTCAATCAATTATAGGTCATTCCGTAAGTTTAAGATTTACTATTCCAACACCGGAAGAGATTTTTCAAAAAGACCCTATTCTGAAATCCCCTATGTCAGAAAACGGCCCTAAACAGAATGAACCATTACCAAACTCTCTCAATGTAAAATATACCTTTGACACATTTGTTATTGGCAATAGTAACCGTTTTGCCCATGCTGCTGCACTTGCTGTTGCTGAATCTCCTGCTAAATCCTATAATCCATTATTTATTTATGGGGGCGTAGGTTTAGGTAAAACCCACCTAATGCATGCCATTGGTCACCATGTATTACAGCGCTCACCAAATACAAGAGTTCTTTATGTATCCAGCGAAAAATTTACCAATGAACTTATCGATTCAATACGCGATGAAAATGCTATTGAATTCCGTAATCATTATAGAAATGTTGATATTCTCTTAATTGATGATATTCAATTCTTAGCGGGTAAAGAACGGACACAGGAAGAGTTTTTCCATACATTTAACGCTTTACATGAGGCCAATAAGCAAATCATTATTTCATCAGATCGTCCGCCGAAAGAAATACCAACCTTAGAGGATCGTTTACGTTCGAGATTTGAATGGGGCCTTATTACAGACATACAGGCACCTGATTTAGAAACAAGAATTGCTATCCTCAGAAAAAAAGCAAAAGTTGAAAACTTACAAGTTTCCAATGAAGTCATGGTTTATATCGCAGATAAGATACATACTAACATTCGTGAACTTGAAGGTGCTTTAATTAGAGTTATAGCGTTTGCCTCGTTAAGCTCTATGCCAATAACAGCTGAAGTTGCCATGGAAGCACTTAAAGATATCTTACCGACAAATACTTCGAAACCAATAACTATTGAAACGATTCAAAAAGCGGTTGCAGATTATTACCATCTATCACCCAACGAATTTAAAGCAAAGAAACGAACTCGTGCTGTGGCTTTTCCAAGACAAATTGCTATGTATTTAGCGCGTCAATTAACAGACTCGTCGTTACCAAAAATAGGTGACGAATTTGGCGGACGGGATCATACAACAGTAATGCATGCTCACGAAAAAATTACTCAAGCAATTCAAGTGGATCCTATTTTAGAGAAGAAAATTAACGAATTAATTCAACGCATCCAGAATGATTAGAGTAACGGTTTTAAATGTGAATAACTTGTTTACATTATCTGAATAACCGAAGGAAATATTAACTTTTGTGGACATGTGGACAAATAATACCCTCTTCTCCACTCTTTTTTCAACATGCTTAAACTATGACATACTGCTGGATATTCAACTTATCCACATCTTGACAAGCTATACTACTATAACTACTAACTATTATCTTATTATTAATAACTGTCGTTTAGAACCGTTAAAATCATAGGAGGATTCAATATGAAAATCTTCTGCTCAAAGGATTCCTTAATTTCTGGAGTAAATGCCGTGCAACGTGCAGTATCAAACAAAAATACGTTACCCGTTCTGTCAGGGATTCTAATAAGTGCTGAAAATCAGTGTTTACGTTTTTCAGCAACAGATTTGGAACTTGGAATACAATGTGAAATACCTGCCCAGATTGAAGAAGAGGGAAAAACAGTCGTACCGGCTAAATTATTTGCTGAAGTTGTTCGTAAACTTCCCGATACAATGATAACCATGAAAGAGGAAAATCAAGCAATTATTATATATTACTATCAATCAGAAATTACACTGAGAGGATACGATCCTGAAGAATATCCCCTCCTTCCTGACCTGATTGACCCAGTATCTTATAGCATTCCTACCGCAATTTTTAAAAATATGATCAGGCAGACGATATTTTCATGTGCTGTTGAAGAAAACAGGCCGGTATTTAATGGAACTCTTATGCAGATTGAAGGTTCTAACCTCCGACTTGTGGCAACAGACACTCATCGTTTAGCATATAGTATTTCCGAAGTAGATAATCCTGAAAATGCAAGTTTTAATGGAATTATTCCCGCTAAAACTTTATCTGAAATATATCGTTTATTGAAAGACGAAGATGAATCTATTGAAATTAGTTTTAATAAAACACAGGTTGTTTTCAGATTTGGCCTAATTTATCTTGTATCAAGATTAATAGATGGTATGTTTCCTAACTATAAACAAGTTATTCCTCAAACTTGCGAAACAAAAATTAATCTTTCAGTAAGGAATTTTCTCGAATCTGTAGAAAGAGCTTCACTATTATCTCATGAAAAAAGCGGTGCCAATATCATTAGAATTCAAGTTGAAAGTACACAATTAAAAATTGACCAAACGACAGAACTAGGTAAAATATCTGAGCAAATAGAAATTACAGCACAAGGAAAAGATGTTATGATCGCCTTTAATGCAAAATTTTTAATCGATGCTTTAAAGGTTATTGATACAGATCAAATTATCTTCGAACTTTCAGGACCCTATAGTCCTGGAGTGATGCGTCCGTTAGACAATCCCAATTACCTTTATCTCGTCTTGCCGGTTAGAATATCATAATTAACTATGAATATTATTAACTTTCATTTAAAAAATTTCCGTAATTATGATGATGAATCTGTAACATTTGTGCCAGGGATTAATATTTTAGTTGGAAATAACGGTCAGGGTAAGACAAATATTATCGAAGGGATTTATTATCTCTTAACCGGAAAGTCATATAGGGTACAAAGGGAACATGAACTTTTAAAATGGGATAAAGAAGATTTTCATCTTTATGGTGATTTTATTGTCAATCACCATAAAATATTCTTAGAGAGTCACTTTCAAGACAGAAAGAAACGAGTGAAAATCAATCACGTTCCATGTCAGCGTTTATCTGATTTTGTAGGAACTATTAACGTTATTTTTTTTTCACCGGATGATCTTATTATGGTAAAAGGCGGTCCTTCGGAACGGCGTCGATTCTTAGATTTGCATATTGCTCAAATACGACCTGGTTATGTAAGGTTACTTAATGCCTATAATAAAGTAATTCAGCAAAAAAGTGCACTGCTTAAGTCATACAATGAAAAATCTTTAAAATCCTCTCAACTGCAGCTTTGGAATATTCAAATTGTAGAGCTGGGGACAAAAATAATTCTTCACCGTGATGAGTTAACAAAACGTATTCTTAAGGTTGCTGATGAAATTTATAAAAATATTACGTCAGAAAAGGAAAAACTCACCATTAGTTATTATGCTTTAGGTAAAAAGAATAGTCAGGATGCAATCAAAGAATTTCCCGATTTATTAAATCAGAAAATGGACCAAGAAATTGATCGTCAAATGGTTCTTGTTGGTCCTCACCGTGATGATTTACAGATATTATTAGATGATAAGCCTGCACGCCTTTATGCTTCACAAGGTCAACAGCGTTCAATGGTTTTAAGTATGAAACTTAGTGAATTAGAGCTGATACACCAAGAAAAAGGGGAATATCCTCTTCTTTTATTAGATGACGTTTTGTCTGAACTTGATAGTTTTAGGAGAAACTATTTAATAAAGTTCATTGAGACTTCACATATACAAACGTTGATAACCATGACAAGTGCTGAGAAACAACTTGAATCTGGTGCTCAGTTTTATGTAGACAAAGGGCATATAAGGAGGAGGGAAGGATAAATGTATTTACATCTTGGTGGTGATATCTTAATAAAAAAAGATATAGTTGTTGCAATTATAGATCTTGAAATTGCAGCTGAAGGCAAAGGCAACAATAAATTTTTAAATAATATAAAAGACAACGATAAACTTGTTTATATTTCCGAACCTGGAAAAGAGAAATCATTAATTATTACAACTGAAAACTACTTTTTGTCACCTATCTCATCAACAACATTATTTAAGCGATCTTTTTCTGTTTTAGATGAGTGATATTTTACAATAGATTATTTAAAACTATTGTGCCACTAAGTATCACTCTTTAAAGAGATAGTTAGTGGTATTTATTCTTAACTAAATTGAAACATAGTTTTATTTAGTGTACAATAATAAGGTTGAAGGTATTATTTGGGAGGAAAAAGCTTTGCAAGATGATACAGATATGAATATTCCAGATCCGGGTGATAGTTACAATGCAGGGCAGATTGAAGTTCTTGAAGGACTGGAAGCTGTACGCAAGCGTCCGGGGATGTATATCGGTTCAACAAGCAGCAGAGGACTTCATCACCTAGTTTATGAAATTGTTGATAATAGTATTGATGAAGCTTTAGCAGGTGTTTGCGATCAAATTGATGTTTATATTCATAACGATAATAGCATTACTGTCATCGATAATGGTCGAGGGATTCCGGTAGATATTCACCCAAAAATGGGGAAACCCACGGTCGAAGTTTGTTTAACAGTATTACATGCCGGCGGGAAGTTCGGCGGAAGTGAGAGTGCTTACAAAGTATCCGGAGGTTTACATGGAGTTGGCCTCAGTGTTGTTAATGCTTTATCAAATTGGCTGATCGTGGAAGTTTCTAAAGGCGGTCATATCTATCACCAAGAATATGCCAAAGGAAAGCCCACAACCGATCTTTTAGATATAGGGACTACAGAGGGAACCGGAACTAAAATAACATTCATGCCAGATCCAGAAATATTTGAAGACACTGTCTATGACTATGATATTTTAGCTCATAGACTTAGAGAGCTATCCTTTTTGAATAAGAGTGTTAAGATTAATTTAAAGGATGAGCGATCCGATATTCAAGAGACGTTTTTTCATACGGGCGGTATTCAAGATTTTGTCTTGTATCTTAATAAAACTAAAGACTGTTTGCACCCTCAGCCCATCTTTATTGAAACCAATAAAGATGGGGTTCAAGTGGAAGTTTGCATGCAATATAATGATAGTTATACCGAAAATCTGTATTCTTATGCCAATAATATTAATACTCAGGAAGGCGGAACTCATGAAGCTGGTTTTAAATCGGCCTTAACACGGGTTATTAATGATTATGCTCGAAAAAATAATATACTAAAATCCTCTGATTCAAATCTTTCTGGCGATGATATCAGAGAAGGTCTAACAGCAGTAGTTTCAGTAAAAGTCCCCGATCCACAGTTTGAAGGTCAGACAAAAACAAAGCTTGGCAACAGTGAAATTCGAGGAATTGTAGATTCATCAACTGGCGAGGGGTTAAGTACTTTTCTAGAGGAAAACCCTACGGTTACCCGTAAATTTATTGAAAAGTCACTTCAAGCTGCAAGGGCAAGGGATGCAGCCCGAAAAGCGCGGGAGTTAACTCGGCGTAAAAGTGCCTTAGAAGGAACTTCACTGCCTGGTAAATTAGCTGATTGTTCCTGGAAAGAACCCGATCTCTGCGAAATGTATATTGTCGAAGGAGATAGTGCCGGTGGTTCTGCCAAACAAGGCCGAGACCGTCGTTTCCAAGCAATTTTACCGCTGAGAGGTAAAATTTTAAATGTTGAAAAGGCCAGATTGGACAAAATATTAGCCAATGCTGAAATTCGAGCGATGATTACCGCCATGGGAACCGGCATATCGGACGATTTTGATATCAGTAAAGCGCGTTATAATAAGCTGATCATTATGACGGATGCCGATGTCGACGGGGCGCATATTAGAACCCTATTATTAACGTTCTTTTATCGCTATATGAAACCTTTACTCGAAAATAACTATGTATATATAGCTCAGCCTCCACTTTTTAAAGTAAAAAAGGGAAGAGATATACAGTATGCTTATTCAGATGCTGAACTTAATAAAATCCTGGACACAATAGGACGGGAGAAAGTTGAGATTCAACGTTATAAAGGTTTGGGAGAGATGAATCCTGAGCAATTATGGGAAACAACGATGGATCCGGCGAAGCGGACAATCTTACAGGTGACCATTGAGGATGCTCTCAGATCAGAAGATATGTTTTCAGTATTAATGGGTGATAAGGTAGAGCCGCGCCGGGAGTTTATTCAGCGGCACGCAAAAGATGTACGTAATTTGGATACTTAAAGGAGTGCTCGTTCATGTCGGATGAAATCCAAGGGGGAAAAGTTCTTCCTGTTGAAATTGCAGATGAAATGCGAAAGTCCTTTATCGACTATTCTATGAGTGTAATAGTTAGCCGGGCTTTACCGGATGTACGGGACGGACTTAAACCGGTTCATCGCCGAATTTTATTTACGCTTCATGAATTAGGTATGACCCCAAATAAACCATACAGTAAATCTGCAAGGCTTGTCGGGGATTGTATGGCTAAATTTCATCCTCATGGAGATAGTTCCATCTATGATGCAGTTGTACGTATGGATCAGGATTTTGCGAGTCGTTATCCTTTAATTGACGGACATGGAAACTTTGGCTCGATTGATGGCGATTCTGCCGCTGCCATGCGTTATACAGAACTTCGGATGGCTAAGATTGCCACCTATATGCTGGCAGATATCGACAAAGATACCATTGATTTTATTCCAAACTATGATGAAAAACAAGAAGAGCCCACTGTATTGCCAGCTAAATTCCCCAACCTATTAGTCAATGGTTCTTCGGGAATTGCTGTTGGGATGGCTACAAATATCCCTCCTCATAATTTGAACGAAGTCATTGATGCTACGGTTGCGATGTTAGACAACCCTGAATTATCGAGTATTGATTTAATGAACTATGTTAAAGGCCCTGATTTTCCCACCGGTGGAACTATCATGGGTTATGATGGCATTAAATCCGCTTATTCAACGGGTAAAGGTTCTATTAAAATTCGGGCTAAAGCAACGATTGAAAGTATGGAAAAGTCCGGTAAGATGAGAATTGTTGTGACGGAAATTCCTTTCTTGGTTAATAAAGCAAGACTCATTGAAAAGATTGCAGAATTAGTACGAGACAAACGACTTGACGGGATTACTGACCTGCGGGATGAAAGTGACCGTTCAGGGATGAGTATTGTTATTGAACTCAGACGAGATGTTAATCCTCAAATTATTTTGAATCAGCTTTATAAGCATACTCAAATGGAAGACACCTTTGGGGTAAATTTGTTGGCACTTGTTAATAATCAACCAAGAGTCCTCACTCTTAAAGATATGATTCATTATTTCATTGAGCACCAAAAAGATGTTATTGTTCGCAGAACGAGATTTGAGCTCAATAAAGCCGAAGCAGAAGCCCATATTGTAGAAGGATTAAGAATTGCCCTTGATCATATTGATGAGGTTATTGAAACAATTAGGTCTTCAGCGGATGAGAGCGAAGCACGAAATAATTTATCAAGCCGTTTCGGATTGAGTGAAAAACAAGCCCAGGCAATTGTGGATATGCGTTTAAAACGTTTAACGGGTTTAGAACGCGACAAATTAGAAAACCAGTACAACGAACTTATGACAACGATATCCTACCTCAAGTCAGTTCTTGCCTCACCTAGTATGGTTATTGAGATTATTAAAAATGAGCTTAAGGAAATCCAAGATAAATTTGGAGATCCACGCAGAACGTCAATTACCGTTGATGTGAGTAAAATGAATATTGAGGATCTTATTGCTGAAGAAGAGGTTGTAGTAACTGTTACTCATTATGGTTATGTTAAGAGATTGCCTTTAAACACCTATAAGAGTCAAAATAGAGGCGGTAAAGGTGTTCACGGGATGGCTACCAAAGAAGAAGACTTTGTCGAACACCTCTTTATTACTTCGACGCACCATTATATTCTCTTTTTCACGTCCCAAGGCAAAGTCTATCGTCTCAAAGCTCACGAAATTCCGGAAGCCAGCCGCACGGGCAAAGGAACGGCTGTGATTAATCTTTTAAGTTTAGGCCAAAATGAAATGATAACGGCTGTCATGGCAATCAAAGAGTTTAGTCCTGATTATTTTTTAATTACAGCCACGAAAAAAGGTATCATGAAGAAAACGGCGCTTCACGAATATGATTCCTCCCGGCGTGAAGGGTTGATTGCGCTGACCCTCGATGAAGGTGATGAACTGATTGGGGTCAAGTTAACACAAGGATTAAACGATATTTTGTTGGCAACACGTCGAGGAATTGCCATTCGTTTTCCTGAAGAAGAAGTAAGATATATGGGTCGTACCGCGCGAGGAGTCAAAGGCATAAAACTTGAAGAAAATGATGAAGTTGTAGGTATGGACGTCATCGGAGATGAAGGCGAACTTTTAACGATGAGCGAAAATGGCTTTGCTAAACGCACTGACCTTAAGGAGTTTAGGGTACAAGGACGAGGCGGCAAAGGAATTATAGTGATGAAATTAAATGCTAAAACAGGTATGCTCATCGGAGTTAAAGTAGTGGAAGTGGAAGATGAACTAATGGTTATTACAAACAATGGTATTATGCTGCGTCTCCAGGTTTCGAGTATTTCTAATCAAGGGCGGACAGCCCATGGGGTTACGACGATGCGGACCGACGATGATGACAAAGTTGTTGCTATGGCGAAGGTCGCTATGAGAGAGGACGAAAATAACGAGGAATCTGAACCAGAGGATTAAATTGACAAAATAAAATCTAGGTGTTACCATGTCTGGAATTGGAAGTCAGAGGTCAGGAAAATTGTCGAAAACTGATAGATGACTGGTCACTAACATAAATAATAGGAGGAATTAACGATGGCAGAATTCGGATCATTAAAAGTAAAGACTGGGTTGGCAGAGATGTTAAAAGGCGGCGTCATCATGGATGTGACGACTCCGGAACAAGCCAAGATTGCTGAAGAAGCTGGGGCATGCGCTGTCATGGCTTTAGAACGTGTTCCTTCCGA is a window encoding:
- the rpmH gene encoding 50S ribosomal protein L34, whose product is MKRTYQPKNRRHKRVHGFLSRMSTPTGRNVIKRRRLKGRKKLSV
- the dnaA gene encoding chromosomal replication initiator protein DnaA, which encodes MPPQPITPHLLWQETLEKLKNELTRPSFETWLSSTQLIEIDGDTLVISVPNDFAKDWLESRYASLIRSSVQSIIGHSVSLRFTIPTPEEIFQKDPILKSPMSENGPKQNEPLPNSLNVKYTFDTFVIGNSNRFAHAAALAVAESPAKSYNPLFIYGGVGLGKTHLMHAIGHHVLQRSPNTRVLYVSSEKFTNELIDSIRDENAIEFRNHYRNVDILLIDDIQFLAGKERTQEEFFHTFNALHEANKQIIISSDRPPKEIPTLEDRLRSRFEWGLITDIQAPDLETRIAILRKKAKVENLQVSNEVMVYIADKIHTNIRELEGALIRVIAFASLSSMPITAEVAMEALKDILPTNTSKPITIETIQKAVADYYHLSPNEFKAKKRTRAVAFPRQIAMYLARQLTDSSLPKIGDEFGGRDHTTVMHAHEKITQAIQVDPILEKKINELIQRIQND
- the dnaN gene encoding DNA polymerase III subunit beta is translated as MKIFCSKDSLISGVNAVQRAVSNKNTLPVLSGILISAENQCLRFSATDLELGIQCEIPAQIEEEGKTVVPAKLFAEVVRKLPDTMITMKEENQAIIIYYYQSEITLRGYDPEEYPLLPDLIDPVSYSIPTAIFKNMIRQTIFSCAVEENRPVFNGTLMQIEGSNLRLVATDTHRLAYSISEVDNPENASFNGIIPAKTLSEIYRLLKDEDESIEISFNKTQVVFRFGLIYLVSRLIDGMFPNYKQVIPQTCETKINLSVRNFLESVERASLLSHEKSGANIIRIQVESTQLKIDQTTELGKISEQIEITAQGKDVMIAFNAKFLIDALKVIDTDQIIFELSGPYSPGVMRPLDNPNYLYLVLPVRIS
- the recF gene encoding DNA replication/repair protein RecF (All proteins in this family for which functions are known are DNA-binding proteins that assist the filamentation of RecA onto DNA for the initiation of recombination or recombinational repair.); the encoded protein is MNIINFHLKNFRNYDDESVTFVPGINILVGNNGQGKTNIIEGIYYLLTGKSYRVQREHELLKWDKEDFHLYGDFIVNHHKIFLESHFQDRKKRVKINHVPCQRLSDFVGTINVIFFSPDDLIMVKGGPSERRRFLDLHIAQIRPGYVRLLNAYNKVIQQKSALLKSYNEKSLKSSQLQLWNIQIVELGTKIILHRDELTKRILKVADEIYKNITSEKEKLTISYYALGKKNSQDAIKEFPDLLNQKMDQEIDRQMVLVGPHRDDLQILLDDKPARLYASQGQQRSMVLSMKLSELELIHQEKGEYPLLLLDDVLSELDSFRRNYLIKFIETSHIQTLITMTSAEKQLESGAQFYVDKGHIRRREG
- the remB gene encoding extracellular matrix regulator RemB; translation: MYLHLGGDILIKKDIVVAIIDLEIAAEGKGNNKFLNNIKDNDKLVYISEPGKEKSLIITTENYFLSPISSTTLFKRSFSVLDE
- the gyrB gene encoding DNA topoisomerase (ATP-hydrolyzing) subunit B, whose protein sequence is MNIPDPGDSYNAGQIEVLEGLEAVRKRPGMYIGSTSSRGLHHLVYEIVDNSIDEALAGVCDQIDVYIHNDNSITVIDNGRGIPVDIHPKMGKPTVEVCLTVLHAGGKFGGSESAYKVSGGLHGVGLSVVNALSNWLIVEVSKGGHIYHQEYAKGKPTTDLLDIGTTEGTGTKITFMPDPEIFEDTVYDYDILAHRLRELSFLNKSVKINLKDERSDIQETFFHTGGIQDFVLYLNKTKDCLHPQPIFIETNKDGVQVEVCMQYNDSYTENLYSYANNINTQEGGTHEAGFKSALTRVINDYARKNNILKSSDSNLSGDDIREGLTAVVSVKVPDPQFEGQTKTKLGNSEIRGIVDSSTGEGLSTFLEENPTVTRKFIEKSLQAARARDAARKARELTRRKSALEGTSLPGKLADCSWKEPDLCEMYIVEGDSAGGSAKQGRDRRFQAILPLRGKILNVEKARLDKILANAEIRAMITAMGTGISDDFDISKARYNKLIIMTDADVDGAHIRTLLLTFFYRYMKPLLENNYVYIAQPPLFKVKKGRDIQYAYSDAELNKILDTIGREKVEIQRYKGLGEMNPEQLWETTMDPAKRTILQVTIEDALRSEDMFSVLMGDKVEPRREFIQRHAKDVRNLDT
- the gyrA gene encoding DNA gyrase subunit A, producing MSDEIQGGKVLPVEIADEMRKSFIDYSMSVIVSRALPDVRDGLKPVHRRILFTLHELGMTPNKPYSKSARLVGDCMAKFHPHGDSSIYDAVVRMDQDFASRYPLIDGHGNFGSIDGDSAAAMRYTELRMAKIATYMLADIDKDTIDFIPNYDEKQEEPTVLPAKFPNLLVNGSSGIAVGMATNIPPHNLNEVIDATVAMLDNPELSSIDLMNYVKGPDFPTGGTIMGYDGIKSAYSTGKGSIKIRAKATIESMEKSGKMRIVVTEIPFLVNKARLIEKIAELVRDKRLDGITDLRDESDRSGMSIVIELRRDVNPQIILNQLYKHTQMEDTFGVNLLALVNNQPRVLTLKDMIHYFIEHQKDVIVRRTRFELNKAEAEAHIVEGLRIALDHIDEVIETIRSSADESEARNNLSSRFGLSEKQAQAIVDMRLKRLTGLERDKLENQYNELMTTISYLKSVLASPSMVIEIIKNELKEIQDKFGDPRRTSITVDVSKMNIEDLIAEEEVVVTVTHYGYVKRLPLNTYKSQNRGGKGVHGMATKEEDFVEHLFITSTHHYILFFTSQGKVYRLKAHEIPEASRTGKGTAVINLLSLGQNEMITAVMAIKEFSPDYFLITATKKGIMKKTALHEYDSSRREGLIALTLDEGDELIGVKLTQGLNDILLATRRGIAIRFPEEEVRYMGRTARGVKGIKLEENDEVVGMDVIGDEGELLTMSENGFAKRTDLKEFRVQGRGGKGIIVMKLNAKTGMLIGVKVVEVEDELMVITNNGIMLRLQVSSISNQGRTAHGVTTMRTDDDDKVVAMAKVAMREDENNEESEPED